In Palaemon carinicauda isolate YSFRI2023 chromosome 38, ASM3689809v2, whole genome shotgun sequence, a single window of DNA contains:
- the LOC137630243 gene encoding uncharacterized protein: protein MNKPSYRNCLSSMNKPIYRNCLSSMNKPIYRNCLSSMNKPIYRNCLSGMNKPIYRNCLSGMNKPIYRNCLSIMNKPIYRNCLSIMNKPIYRNCLSGMNKPIYRNCLSGMNKPIYRNCLSGMNKPICRNCLSGMINPSTATALARYLNKPSYRNCLSDMNKPIYRNCLSGMNKPIYRNCLSGMNKPIYRNCLSSMNKPSYRNCLSSMSKPSYRNCLSSMNKPSYRNCLSSMSKPNYRNCLSPYLHRNQPTSTMDGIVGINYYLIYSQVARLTVYLYFYSVLGVALPLHTPTYSSRLLRQSEITDFGIK, encoded by the exons ATGAATAAACCCAGCTACCGCAACTGCCTTAGTAGTATGAATAAACCCATCTACCGCAACTGCCTTAGTAGTATGAATAAACCCATCTACCGCAACTGCCTTAGTAGTATGAATAAACCCATCTACCGCAACTGCCTTAGTGGTATGAATAAACCCATCTACCGCAACTGCCTTAGTGGTATGAATAAACCCATCTACCGCAACTGCCTTAGTATTATGAATAAACCCATCTACCGCAACTGTCTTAGTATTATGAATAAACCCATCTACCGCAACTGCCTTAGTGGTATGAATAAACCCATCTACCGCAACTGCCTTAGCGGTATGAATAAACCCATCTACCGCAACTGCCTTAGCGGTATGAATAAACCCATCTGCCGCAACTGCCTTAGTGGTATGATAAACCCATCTACCGCAACTGCCTTAGCG CGGTATCTGAATAAACCCAGCTACCGCAACTGCCTTAGTGATATGAATAAACCCATCTACCGCAACTGCCTTAGCGGTATGAATAAACCCATCTACCGCAACTGCCTTAGTGGTATGAATAAACCCATCTACCGCAACTGCCTTAGTAGTATGAATAAACCCAGCTACCGCAACTGCCTTAGTAGTATGAGTAAACCCAGCTACCGCAACTGCCTTAGTAGTATGAATAAACCCAGCTACCGCAACTGCCTTAGTAGTATGAGTAAACCCAACTACCGCAACTGCCTTA GTCCGTACTTACATCGAAATCAACCTACTTCCACCATGGACGGCATTGTCGGAATCAACTATTACCTTATTTATAGCCAAGTGGCCAGGTTAACTGTCTACCTTTATTTCTACTCGGTCCTAGGAGTAG